Proteins from a single region of Ensifer adhaerens:
- a CDS encoding sulfite exporter TauE/SafE family protein, producing the protein MTIYLPIAELSVNILIILGMGAAVGFLSGMFGVGGGFLITPLLIFYNIPPVVAVATGANQVVASSISGAITHFRRGTIDIKLGTVLLCGGLAGATVGVWLFSLLRRLGQLDLVISLLYVVLLGTVGGLMLWESITAMRKAAKNQQTTLRRPGQHNWVHGLPLKMRFKKSKIYLSVIPVVGLGFCIGILTSVMGVGGGFIMVPAMIYLLRIPTNVVVGTSLFQIIFVSAYTVIVQASTNYTVDIVLAFVLMIAGVIGAQYGVRVGQKLRGEQLRALLALLVLAVGIRLAVELVIPPKDVYSVVSAGFGF; encoded by the coding sequence GTGACGATCTATCTGCCCATCGCAGAGTTGTCGGTGAACATACTCATCATTCTCGGTATGGGCGCGGCAGTCGGCTTTCTTTCCGGGATGTTCGGCGTCGGCGGCGGCTTTTTGATCACGCCGCTCCTGATCTTCTACAATATTCCACCTGTCGTGGCGGTGGCGACCGGCGCCAACCAGGTGGTTGCCTCGTCGATTTCGGGCGCGATCACCCATTTCCGACGCGGCACCATCGATATCAAGCTCGGCACGGTGCTCCTGTGCGGCGGTCTTGCGGGTGCGACCGTCGGCGTCTGGCTGTTTTCGCTGCTGCGCCGCCTCGGCCAGCTCGATCTGGTGATCTCGCTGCTTTACGTCGTGCTGCTCGGCACCGTTGGTGGTCTGATGCTCTGGGAGAGCATCACCGCCATGCGCAAGGCCGCCAAGAACCAGCAGACGACCTTGCGCCGCCCCGGCCAGCACAATTGGGTGCACGGGCTGCCGTTGAAGATGCGTTTCAAGAAGTCGAAGATTTATCTGAGCGTCATTCCCGTCGTCGGCCTCGGCTTCTGCATCGGCATTCTGACGTCGGTCATGGGTGTCGGCGGCGGCTTCATCATGGTGCCGGCGATGATCTATCTGCTGCGTATCCCGACCAACGTCGTCGTCGGCACGTCGCTGTTCCAGATCATCTTCGTCTCGGCCTACACCGTCATCGTCCAGGCATCGACCAACTATACCGTCGACATCGTGCTCGCCTTCGTCCTGATGATCGCCGGCGTCATCGGCGCGCAATATGGCGTGCGCGTCGGCCAGAAGCTGCGCGGCGAACAATTGCGCGCGCTGTTGGCACTGCTCGTGCTTGCCGTCGGAATTCGTCTGGCAGTCGAACTCGTCATCCCGCCGAAGGACGTCTATTCGGTCGTATCAGCGGGGTTCGGTTTCTGA
- a CDS encoding TIGR02186 family protein, whose product MLRFARTALALFALALAAPADAALQDENADFTEKLEIGISTDEIAITSDFRGADLTIFGAVDGFDQGLLAQGRYNIIVSLEGPKDNATVRKKERVFGIWVNTSSMTFELVPESYSLSSTRDIETIAPPGEMGNMGIGVDHMRLVPLGFVGDGSNLGEFRSAFRRIRETSGVYERDPGGVQFISASLFKASVRLPANVPNGVHVVRAYLFRDGVFVAAKALPLRVVKTGLEQFITQAAHQQPLFYGLVAVLLAVITGWGASVIFRKE is encoded by the coding sequence ATGCTCCGCTTCGCTCGCACAGCCCTCGCTCTTTTCGCCCTTGCCCTGGCGGCGCCGGCCGATGCCGCGCTTCAGGATGAAAATGCCGACTTCACCGAAAAGCTGGAGATCGGCATCTCCACCGACGAGATCGCCATCACCTCGGATTTTCGCGGCGCGGATCTGACGATCTTCGGCGCCGTCGATGGCTTCGACCAGGGCCTGTTGGCCCAGGGCAGGTACAATATCATCGTGTCCCTTGAAGGTCCGAAGGACAATGCGACGGTGCGCAAGAAGGAGCGCGTCTTCGGCATCTGGGTAAACACCAGCTCCATGACCTTCGAGCTGGTGCCGGAATCCTACTCGCTGTCCAGCACCCGCGATATCGAAACGATCGCGCCACCCGGTGAGATGGGCAACATGGGCATCGGCGTCGACCATATGCGGCTGGTGCCGCTCGGCTTCGTCGGCGACGGCAGCAATCTCGGCGAGTTCCGCAGCGCCTTCCGCCGTATCCGCGAGACGAGCGGCGTCTACGAGCGCGATCCGGGCGGCGTGCAGTTTATCAGTGCCAGCCTGTTCAAGGCCTCGGTGCGCCTGCCGGCCAACGTGCCGAACGGCGTTCATGTGGTGCGCGCCTATCTCTTCCGCGATGGGGTCTTCGTCGCCGCCAAGGCGCTGCCGCTGCGTGTCGTCAAGACGGGCCTGGAACAGTTCATTACCCAGGCGGCGCATCAGCAGCCGCTCTTCTATGGTCTCGTCGCCGTGCTGCTCGCAGTCATCACCGGCTGGGGTGCTAGCGTGATCTTCCGCAAGGAATAG
- a CDS encoding Lrp/AsnC ligand binding domain-containing protein, whose amino-acid sequence MKPIFVQLQCAPGKTYEVADEIYRKEIVSEMYSTSGDYDLIIKVYIEEGQDIGKFINDNIATVPGISRSLTTLTFNAF is encoded by the coding sequence ATGAAACCGATTTTTGTCCAGTTGCAGTGTGCTCCCGGCAAGACCTACGAGGTCGCTGACGAGATCTACCGCAAGGAAATCGTTTCGGAAATGTACTCGACCAGCGGCGACTACGACCTGATCATCAAGGTCTACATCGAGGAAGGTCAGGATATCGGCAAGTTCATCAACGACAACATTGCCACCGTGCCGGGCATCTCGCGCTCGTTGACGACGCTGACCTTCAACGCGTTCTGA
- the pdeM gene encoding ligase-associated DNA damage response endonuclease PdeM, translating to MNRLAHALSPVTDATPISARIVVNGVEGICDPLGGLYLPETGTLVVSDLHLEKGSAFARRGMLLPPYDTLATLRVLEAAIARHDPKLVISLGDNFHDRVGSAVMPDAFRHMIAAMALGREWVWINGNHDPDGAFGLPGASMDELGHAGLIFRHEPKRGDAVGEIAGHLHPAATVVRRERAVRRACFATDGARMLMPAFGVTTGGLDLRHRAMTGLFDRNKLVAHMLGRDRIYSVRFANLIA from the coding sequence ATGAACAGGCTTGCCCATGCCCTTTCGCCGGTGACTGACGCCACGCCGATCTCGGCGCGCATCGTCGTGAACGGCGTGGAAGGCATATGCGATCCGCTCGGCGGTCTCTACCTGCCGGAGACGGGCACACTCGTCGTTTCCGATCTTCACCTGGAAAAAGGTTCCGCCTTCGCCCGGCGCGGCATGCTTTTGCCGCCCTATGATACGCTTGCGACATTGCGCGTGCTCGAAGCCGCGATCGCGCGCCACGACCCGAAACTCGTCATCAGCCTCGGCGACAATTTCCACGACCGCGTCGGTTCGGCCGTGATGCCGGACGCCTTCCGGCACATGATCGCGGCGATGGCGCTCGGGCGCGAATGGGTCTGGATCAACGGTAATCATGACCCGGATGGCGCTTTCGGACTTCCGGGCGCGTCGATGGACGAACTCGGCCATGCGGGGCTCATCTTCCGGCACGAGCCGAAGCGCGGCGACGCCGTCGGCGAGATCGCCGGCCATCTGCACCCGGCAGCGACAGTGGTGAGACGGGAAAGGGCCGTGCGCCGCGCCTGCTTTGCGACGGATGGCGCGCGCATGCTGATGCCGGCATTCGGGGTCACGACTGGCGGGCTGGACCTTCGGCACCGGGCGATGACCGGCCTCTTCGACCGCAACAAGCTGGTTGCCCACATGCTCGGACGCGACCGGATCTATTCGGTCCGGTTCGCCAATCTGATCGCGTGA